The DNA sequence ttaataaataattaaattaattaatcaattaattataaattaatcgattaattaaaataattaaaaactaattaaaattaattaataaaataatttcgatttatttttgaataaataaataattaaaataatttatgaatttaaaataattaaataactaattttctgatttttaaaataatgaaaatatcatttttaaaataaaattgaacagaaatccaatttctgTTAGTTTTTAAAATCTCAGGGACTAATTTACAAAGTTGAACAAATCAGGGGTGTCAAATGGCATCTTTGCCATCTTCCCCACCCCATGCCGGCGATCCCGAGCTTTCCGGCGAACTGCAAAACAACACAGATCAATACCAAATTAACATGAACTCAAGATTTCACTCCCAGGAACTCCTCTGTAGAAACAAATCACCCAAACAATCGACGACTTAACCGGAAAATTCAATCTAAATTCCGCCGCTGGTGAACCTCGATTTTTCGATCAAAACCTTCAAGGAATCGTCTTTTGATTTCAAACATACCATTTTATTCGTCTTTAAACGATCTACTCAATCATACAATCAATTTCATCTAATAATCcctaacaaagaaacgcctaattttcaattaagaacattcaaacacataaaccctagttcttcaattcaagaatcaaattcaattttctatatgttattgaactccaaattaatcatataatataccaaaatgaccaggaagaaataatctacacgattatgccatcaaatcatatcaaaaatatcaagaacaaaaattcatattttaatccataattaattcgaatttaaataattaaatcagaaaaataccttgatttctgggcaaaaacaaatggttgattcagaaagaatatttcgagagcttcgttttgatatgctacacgcccgaatcggagttcgataacaccttcgttcatacgtttgattctcaagaacgtatcgtttttagggtttttctctgtaattactatatttttactggttgtaaatgaataaacgaataaaataaaatgataaaagagctatatatatttttggaatattggttcgttctggatcgttaaattagttgcttagccgctaagtaactgcaataacgatccgatttgacatcagttttggataattatcccaaccgggctttttataaaacactatatacgaaaataatgtaataatatctcatCTTTCGAAAAtgcgggttttgttgattcaccggaatgattatcgtatcgaaaatcttgcgtcgggccgcgcacgggtcaaaccgtaattcagattgaaaaagtcaaaacacggaaaatgtccggaattaccagattaggttaggaaggagttttcggaagagtttcaggttgtaaaaacgtaaaaacggttgaagtcgaacgattcccagctttataaaataattttgtaattattcagaaaataattaataaattcataaatcaatataaaatcatttaacagcccaaaaattaccagaaaaataccgtaattatctatattttattctggtcataataaaattaacatacttatactttatcacatataagcatccacatatccacaccaatcatcagataattcaccaaaaattacataataatcatataaaaattatttattgataaaaataattacacgcgatatcccggatattacagataTAAAGCCAGGTTAGTGTCCAAGGGCTTTACTCAAACTCATGGCTTGGATTATTTTGAGACCTTTGCCTTAGTTGCAAAAACGGTCACAGTCAGATTGTTGATTGCTATTGCATCCATTCAGACATGGACTATATCTCAACTTGATATCACTAATACCTTCCTTCATGGTGAACTTAATGAAACTGTGTACATGAAGCTTCCCCCTGGTTATCTTGAACCGTCTTTCTTTGCTTCAATTCACAATATTTCAGATCCTGCAAATCTTGTATGTAAACTGATTAAGTCTATCTATGGACTCAGACAGGCTCCTAGGTGCTGGTTTGATAAATTTTCAGCTGCTTTAAAGGTCTTTAATTTCGAATAATCTCATTTGGATAATAATCTATTCACTCTGCATACATCTTCTCAATTTGTAGCTTTActagtttatgttgatgatattttgatcacTTGTAATGATCAAACCTTAATTGCTCAAGTCAAGGCACATCTTGCTTCACACTTCAAAGTAAAGGATTTGGGTGCTCTTAAATACTTTCTGGGAATAGAGGTTGCTCATTCACATGAAGGCATTTATCTACACCAAAGAAAAATATACTCTGGAAATACTGACTGATATTGGCTTACTTGCTGCCAAACCCTCAAAAATTCCAATTGAAATTAATCATCAATTGCAGAATAACTCAAGTCCTTTGTTATATTCCCAAGATGGTTCTATTTACAGGAGACTGGTAGGTCGCCTTCTCTATCTCACAATTACGCGACCTGATATGTCCTATGCcattcaggttctttctcaatTTTTAGCTTCTCCCCGGACAGATCATCTTACTGCTGCCTATAAGGTTGTCAGATATCTAAAAAACTCTCCAAGTCAAGGTTTACTTATGGATTCTCACTCTTCAGTTCAATTGAGTGCTTATTGTGACTCTGATTGGGGAAGTTGTAAAGAAACACGACACTCTCTGACCGGTTATTGTATCAAACTGGGTTATTCTCTGATCTTCTGGAAGTGTAAAAAACAACACACTGCTTTTCAGTCCtcagctgaggctgaatatcgAAGTATGGCCGACACATGCTGTGAAATTGTCCGGCTTCTTGCATTATTCAAGGTATTTGGTTTCTACAATGTTACTCCTGTCACATTTTTTGTGATAGTAAATCAGCCATTTACATTGCCTCTAACTCTGTATTTCATGAACGTCACCTAGTTTCAAGAAAAGATCAAACTTAATATCATTAAACCAATGCATATTGCCACTAACCTTCAGCCGGCTGATATGTTCACCAAGGATCTTACTTCTCACTCGTTACAGTTCTTTTGCGGCAAGTTAGGAGTTTGTAATCTCTTTCTCACTCCTAACTTGAGTGGGGATGTTGTGGATACTACTGATTCATCCAACTCAGCAGATAAGACAACAAAGAAGCTGGCAAAGAATGCTGAGCTGGACAACTCCAACCTACAGGCTAAGGCGACACCAAATTCAGTTACTGCAACTTGCAGACTGTTAGATCTAGAATATTCTAATAAGCCTATATCGATAGGATAACTGTCATATTAGTTTTCTAGATAAGTTAGTTTTCTATGTTCAGTATACAAAAACAATACATCTTTCTCCATCACTATATACATCTTCTTCAATATTATTTTCTGCAATATTATTGAGTTTTAGATATCCATATTGATTATAACAAATACATTCTTTAATTAATATATACATGTCTATATTTTTCTTATGAATATTGCAGTCTTAATCCAATTCCAATTCATTTACCTTTACATTTTCCTAAATTCATCTTTTAGGACAACCATATCATGGCTTGAGGTCATCATAAGAAAATTCGATTCATATATGGGCCAAAGTCGATGATCTCCGGTTCACTATTGGTGGCAAGTATTACATTTGGGCTCTCTCCGGATCGAAAATTTGAGGGGGGGCTTGGGTTATTAATTGAAATGGGAAACATGAACATGAAATGGGAATGATAGGGTTGGTATTCAATGGTTAAGTAGAGAATATTTGTGATCGAGGTTCTGATTCTTATTATAAATGAGGTTCTGATTCTTATTAAGCGAACTCATTAATCATGTACCAAATCCCCCCAATGATCATCCAAAAATTTCAAGTTATATTTCCTTGTACATTATTTATACCAAGACCATCACAATAACATTACCGAAATGGAACTCTGTatattgaattttttaatttCTAACAAGGTCCTGTGTCTTGGCTCTTCAGTTAAAACAAACGAGATCTTATGTCACCAATTATAATTTGTGATTCTTTTAGGATTATCGTTCATCAAATACCCTTTTTATTTTTGACAAATTCATCAAATACCTTTAGCAATTATTATTGTAATGAAAAAAAACCCATTTGTTGAGTGTGAAGAAATTGGATTTTACTTGGCataaaagaagaagaagaaaaataggcCCAACCATGTAACTACTTCACCATAGCCACCAGCTTTTAGGTCATGAATGAACTGCTCACAAATTTCATGAGACAGCACTATACAATTACATCAATTTATAACTCACATCACAAGTCCCAACTCCTATCACAAGAAATGTACTAGAGAGAGCGTATAATTCAAAGCATTTCTCAGAAATTATAATAATCTTTCAAagcatttttaattatttcaacTCAAACATTTTGAAAAATGAGGAGTCTGTAACATTTTAGTTCCCAATTTTCAAGATTTCGAGTTTGCTAGCAACTCACATTATTACAAATATATTTAAAATTCGAGATCATTTATTTATGTCACATTTCAATATTCTATTACCCGTCCAAAAATATTTAGTTTCAATCTGTTTATAGCTAGTAGCATTATTTTTCGACCGTTGGCACAACGTTCCTATCCTACTCATTTTTAAAATTTGTGGGTCCCATCTCACCCTCTTTACTTACCGTTACCAAACCCTCCATTATCAACCACTTAAACCCTCTACAACATTACACACAACATCTCTGTATCTAAATTCCTACTCAAACTAAACCCTTCATCTCCATTCTGTACTTAAATTCCACAATCTCAATCACCCTTTTCTTGATTTTCCCTCTTTTaattttcttgattatcttgAATTTTTCgagttttcttgatttttaagGCCATGGCACAATTAGCACCAGGGATTTTATTGAAACTTATAGATGGAATGAACAACGGAACAAAGGCAACAAGCGAACATCGAAGCTCGCTATTACAAGTCACTGACATTGTTCCAGCTGATCTTGATGAAAAGGATCTTTGGCCTAAACAAGGCTTTTACATCAAAGTTTCTGACTCTTCTCACTCAATTTATGTGAGTTTGCCTTTTGAGCAAGATGATCTTGTCTTAAGTGATAAAATGCAGCTTGGGCAGTTCATTTATGTCGATAAATTAGAGCCCGGATCGCCTGTTCCGATAGCTAAAGGGGCTAAGCCTCTCCCTGGTAGACACCCTTTGATGGGAACTCCTGAACCCTTAATGGGATTGAGGAGAAAAGGGGAAAAAATTGAGAAGAAAGTTAGTGTTAGTTCGGCTCCGAGACGGAGTTCTTGGGGTACAGGGCAGCGAAAAGAGGATGGTAATTTACGTAATTCTGTTGTTTCTTCGCCATTTTGCTTGAAGCCTGTGCCATTGGATTTTGATCAATGTACACCTGTTAAAGAAAGGCAAAATTCTGTTAAGTTTGCTGGGAATTTTCCGATGTCTCCGATGATTAAAGGGAGAGTTGTGAGAGATGGGAGTTCTAGTGGTGTTAGGGCTTCAGTTGGTGGTGGAGTTTTGTCGAAAATTGGGGAAAAGGAAAGTCCAATGTTGAGAAGAAGCTGTTTTACGCCTTCTAGTTTGAAGTTTCCGAGGAGTAAAAGTGTTTGTGATAGAGAACAAAGGATTTCGAAAAGCCCCTTCAACTCAGCTGTAGGTACATTCTTCCCCTTCGCTTATAATATAGATACTGCATATGTTATTGCTCAATTCTGAATGCTAATGTTAAATTGACTGCTTTATTCTTTGCATAGTCCCTGTTAATTGTTATAGTGTCTTTTGTTTTCTGATGATCTTTGGCAGCTTTGAATTTCTTCCTAGTTTTTTCTCATAATTTGAACTTATCTGAGTAACTTTAAGTCTTCACATTAAATTGTATGTTTGGTTCAGTTCTCCACCTTAACGACAGAAAAAAGGATTGATCAAATTCTATTGAGTCTGACTCATAGTGATCATTTATCAAAGAATGACTCTGGCTATCAAATGATTGAACAACCGGGAGCAATTTACTTACGACACTTAGTTGACATTCATAAAAAGTATCTAATGAATTATGAGTTCAATACATCCTGTTTAGCAGAAAGACGGATATTCCTTGCTCATTATCAGACAATCACTTATTCACAAACCTCGTGTGGGGCTAATAGTTTTCATTTCCCATCTCATGGAAAACCCTTTTCGCTCCACTTAGCCTTATCCCCCTCTAGGGGTATTTTAGTGATAGGTTCTATAGGAACTGGATGATCCTATTTGGTCAAATACCTAGCGACAAACTCCCATGTTCCTTTCATTACGGTATTTCTGAACAAGTTCCTGGATAATCTTAGTGAGGATATTGATGCTAGTGAGGATATTGATGCTAGTGACGATATCGATCGTGACCTTCATACGGAGCTGGAACTGCTAACTATGGATATGATGTCGGAAAAAGACCGATTTTATATCACCCTTCAATTCGAATTAGCAAAAACAATGTCTCCTTGCATAATATGGATTCCAAACATTCATGATCTGGATGTGAATGAGTCGAATTACTTCTCCCTCGGTCTATTAGTGAACCATCTCTCCAGGGATTGTGAAAGGTGTTCCACTAGAAATATTCTTGTTATTGCTTCAAATCATATTCCCCAAAAAGTGGATCCCGCTCTAATAGCTCCGAATAAATTAAATACGTGCATTAAGATACGAAGGCTTCTTATTCCACAACAACGAAAGCACTTTTTCACCCTTTCATATACTAGGGGATTTCGCTTGGAAAATAAAATGTTCCATACTAATGGATTCGGGTCCATAACCATGGGTTCCAATGCACGAGATCTTGTAGCACTTACCAATGAGGCCTTGTCGATTAGTATTACACAGAAGAAATCAATTATAGACACTAATACAATTAGATCCGCTTTTCATAGACAAACTTGGGATTTGCGATCCCAGGTAAGATCGGTTCAGGATCATGGGATCCTTTTCTATCAGATAGGAAGGGCTGTAGCACAAAATGTACTTCTAAGTAATTGCCCCATAGATCCTATATCTATCTATATTAAGAAGAAATCATGTAACGAAGGGGATTCCTATTTGTAACTTTAAGTCTTCACATTAAATTGTATGTTTGGTCTGGTTATGCTTGACCTTGAATTACATTGTATAGGAAAAGAAAAGTTTCACACCACCCCCGAGTTTACGCAGTTCCAGAACAGTAGCCGCAGAGAATGGAGCTGCAAATGCACAGCAACAATCAAACACAAAAGTGGATTCTCAAACACTGTCTCAGTGTGTTGATTCAGAACCAATTGATAGCGCTTCGTCGATTAATTTGCCAGGAAAACTTAGTACACTTGGCAAGGTTCACTTTTTTTCATTTCCTGATCTAATTCAAGTTTTTATTAGCACATTCATCATTTGATGCTTATCTTTTAATGTGTATGTTATAGGAAGCTGTACAACAAAGGGAAACAGCACAAAAGATTGCCCTCCAAGCTCTTAGAGATGCCTCAGCCACTGAAAATCTTGTTAGATCTCTCAGGTATATACTTGTTAATCCTCCTTCCGTGTCGCGCTAACTATGTGATTCTTACCTTTAGTATTAAAGCCTGAGAGACAATTTTGTGATTCCATGTAGGTCCCTGTCAAAATTGACTAAATCAGCCAAAGTAGATGCTCCAGCAAATTGTTTTGATCAGTTCCTTGAATTCCACAACCAAATTGTGCAAGCAGTAGCCGAGATGGTGTCCATTCAAGGAGCTTCTGAAATGACATCTTACAATCCAACCTGTGAACAAACCAAGAAAGTGGCAAGACATACGGAACAAGACTCTCCAATCTCGAATCATAACCAAGACTCCGACACAACTGCATTGTCTAAGAGAAGAACTGCACTGTACAAATCTATAGCATCGTTTCCTGAAAGAATGGATCAGAGGACTATTTTGGGAAAGCACACGAGATCAGACAAAAAAGGAGCCACCATTTCGACGAATGAGAACGATGAAAACAAGAAACCAACTGCTTGTAGCAGCAGTCTGAGCAGTACAATTAAATTAGGGAAGCAAATTGAAACTGAAGCTGGAAACTGGTTCATGGAATTCCTTGACAAAACAATGGAAAAGGGTGTGAAAAAATCGAAAGGGAAAGCCGAAGTGGATGCTCGAAAAATTCCTCAGTCACTTCTTCTCAAGGTTATAAACTGGGTAGAAGTGGAACAAAGTGACTCTACTAAAAGGCCAGTGCATCCTAGAGCAGCACAAATAGCAAGGAAGTTAAGAATTAAGATGAAGAATCCTTGAAATTTTAAAATCAGCACATTatttttaagctcattttatTAAATAGTATTGTTTAATAGATTTAGATGAGTTGTGAGATGATTGTTTGTGATTGAATTCGAAATCATAGTTGAGCTTTAGGCAATTGTGCTTTTGTATCAGAAATGATAAATGTGCTAGTTTGTGCTTATATATAACACTTCACATCTACTCTTATTGTGCTCAATAATTTACACCAACATATTGTTGAATCCTAACATATTTCTATGTGCTCAATAATTTGATTCTGCAATTAAATTTGCTATCTGAAAAAAAAAACAAGAGCTAGGAAAAAGAATTAGCCAAATACAGAGCTAGGAAAGTTTTGTCAATAATTGTGGTCGTCTTTTACGCAATATGATGTTACTGAAAAAACATAACATATAACTTGTAACATGCACTCACTCTGGAACATACAGTCAATTAGAAATAGCAAGATTCAGAGACGACTCATCAGCCAGCCCTGCTTAGTTCCCTAAAGGGAGGGATAGTCTCCATCGTGAAGAACATGAGGCGAGGAAACATCGCATGATCATAGAAGACGACAACTGAACTATCACATTAAGACTTAGTATGGCTGTAGTAAGAAAGAAGCTGCATTCCTCATGCTTGATTCATCCATAGCAAAATCCAACTGGGCAGCATTCCAAATATTATTGCTCACTGAATGCTAATGCTGACTGACTACTGTAGGGTTTAGGCACAGCTTAGGATCTTGTTCTGTGCATACTTACTCTTATAGTATCTTCTGTGTTGCGATGATTATTGGCAGCTCTGCagtttttccttgattttcttcTTCTTACATTTTTAACTTATCTAACACTTGTCAAGTACAAGTTGTTCAACATGAGTTTTTATATAATCATGCTGAGCTCTGTAATTTACTGCAAAcattatgcaaaattttccacTACTTAAGTCATAGGTTTATACAAAAAGGATCCAGGAAACAATGTTCATAGAATAGGAAACTAGACTGTTTAATCATGCTTGATTCATCCATAGCAAAATCCAACTGGGCAGCATTCCAAATATTATTGCTCACTGAATGCTAATGCTGACTGACTACTGTAGGGTTTAGGCACAGCTTAGGATCTTGTTCTGTGCATACTTACTCTTATAGTATCTTCTGTGTTGCGATGATTATTGGCAGCTCTGCagtttttccttgattttcttcTTCTTACATTTTTAACTTATCTAACACTTGTCAAGTACAAGTTGTTCAACATGAGTTTTTATATAATCATGCTGAGCTCTGTAATTTACTGCAAAGTATTGTTTAGGCAGTATCAAAAcattatgcaaaattttccacTACTTAAGTCATAGGTTTATACAAAAAGGATCCAGGAAACAATGTTCATAGAATAGGAAACTAGActgtttaatcaaaatattcatAAACCTTTAAACAAAATGAGCAATGGCATATAGTCAACTTCATAAATTCAATACATATAATCATGTAATTAACATATATTCAACTACATAAATCAGGTTAATTCAAAATgagaaaatttaaaattaatttgaataaTTATAGAATTAATGTCAATTTCAAGTAATGCTTCGGATTCCGGAACAAGTCCAATGCAATATtatctttggtgccattattatATTAGTTCCAGTTTGACTCACGCATCGGATAAACTTTCCCTTATAATTTTAGCTCACTCAACAGTTTTGCATATCTTTCAAAATGAGAAGACAGTGTTTGTTGTAGTTTAAACGCTTCATATTGGGTTGTCAAGATATCTATTCTGTTTTCCTTGAGTTCAGTGGTACCTTCTATTAACagctcaatagtttcccacatttCCTTTGCACTGTTATCTCGTAAAAGTTACTGACTCATATCTTTATCGGCCGATTCCACTATTATGAGTTGAAAGTTTGTGTCTAGATTTATCAGCTCCCTGTCAGTATCCGTATATTTTGACGGATCCCTGGTAGTGGATGTAGAAGGAATTCTAGCATCGGTTGTAATATCTCAGAtattgcgtgtaattattttatcaataaatgattattacatgattattatgtgatttctggtgaattatttgttgattgatattaatatttggatgtttatatatgataagatatgagtatgttaattttattatgtccagaataaaatagaGATAATTATGACAtctttctggtaatttttggatcgttatatgatttataaatgatttatgaatttattaattattttttgaataattaccgggaatcgtccaacctcgaccgtttttacatttttacaactcGAAACTTTTCGGAAAACTCCTTATTAACCTAATCTggttattctgaacattttccgtgttttaactttttcaatccggattacggtttggcCCGTACGCTtcccggcgtacaattttcgataggataatcgttttgataaatcaacaaaatccgtgttctcgaaagacgagatattattaaattattttcgtataaagtgttttataagaagtccgatttggataattatccaatacgggtatcaaaatggatcatttttgcagttatttagcggctaagcaactaatttatcgatccaatacgatccaacacgaaccaatatttcagaaatataaataacccttttcttatttcattttattcgtataatcataatcaatcagtaaaaatatagaatttacagagaaaaccctaattattcgttacgttcttgaaaataaaacgcacaaacgaaggcgttatcgaactccaattCAGGCGTGTcatatatcaaatcgaaactctcgaaaagatctttctgaatcaaccatccatttttgtgcataaatcaaggtatttatcttatttatttattttaattcgaattatttaatgattaaaataggaatttttgttcttgattttgttgatatgatttgatggcataatcatgtagatcttttcttcctggtcattttggcatattatatgtcaaatttggagttcaataacatgtagaaaataATGTTTGATTCTGGGTAGAAACAAATTATACCAACGTATAATTTGGTTTTAAtggtttgaatgttcttaattcgaAATTGGGGGTTTCAGTTATGGTGATTCTGGGTTGAAACAAATTAAACCAACGTTTGGATCGTGCAAAAAGGAAGtgattcacatatttggttttgATTTTTAACCCCTGGATGGGTTTTGCCGGAAAACAGTACCCCACCGGAGATGAAAAACTTCAACTGCGTTTTCCGGCTTGTCTAGGGATCAATTATGAATTTTATTGATATGATGGTGTTCCTGGCAAGTAGAACCATCGATCTGCACCGTTCAGTGTTGTTCTGGGCAAGAAAAGCCGACTGGCCGCGAACTCCGGCCGGCGAGTGGAGGGGGTGACTATAACAATTACAGTTTAGCCCCTGGTTATTGTAAAACTTGCATTTTTAATATTTCGGTTTCAAAAACTTGTAAAAATCAAGATTTAcgttttaaaatatttaaaaacttgatttttgttttattaatttcagaaaatgtattttctttttttataatattttcagaaattaaattttaattatttaaaattcaaaaaaaaaaataatttttaatttaaaaataagtattaattatttaattaattaatattagttggtaattaattatttaattatttaattaatttaatattaattgattaattaatttaattagttagtaattaattttaattgattatttaattagatttaattacttatttggatttaaaaattctgaaaaataatttcgagcttttaaatattatttaaattattttcaaaactcgACAATTAtcattaaatcattttaaagtcagattcgggcgTTCGAActcttttatttaattataaaacgattcggagacccgtttaaattcataaaaatattcaaaacttcatattaaatacttggaaaatcattttaaccccgaatcttctttgaataattattttaattgaatatcttacgtgctacgtgttatatgtgatctgattggtatataatatgactgtatgtgcattgtttgacggtttttatcataactttcaatctgtactccagatttgggtgaaacgaatggtagatGAAAGCTTATGTCGTCTATGTGATAATTaaaatgatatgagattgagtattgatagatacttatgatgcctagcagagtaagcgaggcatagaaaagaaagtcagtgatcagtaaatagaactgaagcgtaaAAAAGAAAGCTAGTGATCAATAAATAGAatcaaggcatagaaaaagaaggaaagtggttgatgagtagaactgttaTATGAGTataagtaaagttggaaatcatctgtgataagccaagtacttctgaaccttcttcaaaatacattgcaaatatttttgaattttctcataacatgttgctagtattcaaaataagtcttgttttatattgcaagggctttaaactattcaaccttgaaccccgatcatatcattgaacttgtgtTGTAAGCTTTATTTCTTTTAAACCACCAACGGTTGATTTTCCAGATTCTAAACCATATAAATAcaatactactctacaaatacatacacaccataaaccaagtattgCAACAAAATTTCTTGA is a window from the Apium graveolens cultivar Ventura chromosome 1, ASM990537v1, whole genome shotgun sequence genome containing:
- the LOC141672321 gene encoding uncharacterized protein LOC141672321 translates to MAQLAPGILLKLIDGMNNGTKATSEHRSSLLQVTDIVPADLDEKDLWPKQGFYIKVSDSSHSIYVSLPFEQDDLVLSDKMQLGQFIYVDKLEPGSPVPIAKGAKPLPGRHPLMGTPEPLMGLRRKGEKIEKKVSVSSAPRRSSWGTGQRKEDGNLRNSVVSSPFCLKPVPLDFDQCTPVKERQNSVKFAGNFPMSPMIKGRVVRDGSSSGVRASVGGGVLSKIGEKESPMLRRSCFTPSSLKFPRSKSVCDREQRISKSPFNSAEKKSFTPPPSLRSSRTVAAENGAANAQQQSNTKVDSQTLSQCVDSEPIDSASSINLPGKLSTLGKEAVQQRETAQKIALQALRDASATENLVRSLRSLSKLTKSAKVDAPANCFDQFLEFHNQIVQAVAEMVSIQGASEMTSYNPTCEQTKKVARHTEQDSPISNHNQDSDTTALSKRRTALYKSIASFPERMDQRTILGKHTRSDKKGATISTNENDENKKPTACSSSLSSTIKLGKQIETEAGNWFMEFLDKTMEKGVKKSKGKAEVDARKIPQSLLLKVINWVEVEQSDSTKRPVHPRAAQIARKLRIKMKNP